The proteins below are encoded in one region of Myxocyprinus asiaticus isolate MX2 ecotype Aquarium Trade chromosome 13, UBuf_Myxa_2, whole genome shotgun sequence:
- the LOC127450593 gene encoding epidermal growth factor receptor kinase substrate 8-like protein 1, with protein sequence MEAPTVIPRKHSKLLKVVVPPNEKTANPIPIVNGEDRVKTNTHLIHREREVELVNHCFADVEHFMARLQQTAEARSALVQRSKKKSRKKSNKKKKEPDDDLLTQKAAPPSEQEFVDIFQKIKYSLCLLDRLKTEISEPTSEELLHHVFIPLNLMVKTTGGPELAATVSSPAMTSGAISLLQQNLKEEEKSLWASLGPNWNLPYSQLSDTVPQYTPVFLDGWQPETLDAYGQPIKDPIESQHKQEALKKAQGTIQQEYEGMQDSMFPQEERMYRCSYDFVARNNSELSVLQGENLEVLESSKRWWKCRNEYNQIGFIPYNILEPINHTEVDSSNIVMRHQSMKAPISPPKGGRFSYAAPHSSSESENRLDPRPHSMPPISDDGDRRVIMMNDELVQRLAKGRTASTRPVVINKTNETTAPLDYHSPIVEVQEWLKAKGFNDFTVQSLGVLTGAQLFSLNKEELRAVSPEEGSRVYSQIMVQKALLEDVQKATELESIMNKQKMKADLKADGGHF encoded by the exons ATGGAGGCTCCCACAGTTATCCCCAGAAAACACTCAAAGTTGCTCAAAGTTGTGGTGCCTCCAAATGAAAAAACTGCCAACCCTATTCCCATAG TAAATGGAGAAGACAGAGTGAAAACAAATACACACctgatccacagagagagagaagtt GAACTGGTGAATCACTGTTTTGCTGATGTGGAGCATTTTATGGCACGTCTGCAGCAGACGGCAGAGGCTCGTAGTGCTCTAGTGCAACGGAGCAAGAAAAAGAGTCGTAAAAAGAgcaacaagaaaaagaaagagccAGATG ATGACCTTCTCACACAAAAGGCAGCCCCGCCATCGGAACAAGAGTTTGTGGATATTTTTCAGAAGATTAAATATTCTCTTTGTCTATTG GACCGGCTGAAGACAGAAATCTCAGAGCCCACCTCAGAAGAGCTCTTGCACCATGTCTTCATCCCTTTGAACTTG ATGGTGAAGACCACAGGTGGTCCTGAGTTGGCAGCAACGGTCTCCAGCCCTGCTATGACCAGTGGAGCGATATCACTATTACAACAGAAccttaaagaggaagagaaatcTCTCTGGGCCTCTCTCGGGCCTAACTGGAACCTGCCATA CTCTCAACTCAGTGACACTGTGCCTCAATACACACCTGTCTTTTTGGATGGCTGGCAGCCTGAGACATTAGATGCCTATGGACAACCAATCAAGGATCCCATAGAGTCACAGCACAAACAGGAAGCTCTTAAAAAG GCACAAGGAACTATCCAGCAGGAATATGAAGG GATGCAAGACTCTATGTTTCCTCAAGAAGAAAGGATGTACCGCTGCAGTTATGACTTTGTGGCACGGAACAATAGTGAGCTCTCAGTACTACAGGGAGAAAACTTGGAG GTGTTAGAGTCATCTAAGCGATGGTGGAAATGTCGGAATGAATATAACCAAATTGGTTTCATTCCATATAATATCCTTGAGCCGATCAATCACACAGAGGTCGACTCTTCTAACATAGTAATGCGCCATCAGTCTATG AAAGCTCCTATCTCTCCTCCGAAAGGTGGGCGGTTCTCCTACGCTGCACCACATTCCTCGAGCGAAAGTGAAAACCGCCTTGATCCCCGCCCCCACAGTATGCCACCAATTAGTGACGATGGAGACAGAAGAG TAATAATGATGAACGATGAGCTTGTGCAGCGATTGGCCAAGGGCAGAACAGCATCAACACGCCCAGTggtaattaataaaacaaatgagACAACCGCACCGCTGGACTACCACTCTCCTATAGTTGAGGTTCAGGAGTGGCTCAAGGCCAAAGGATTCAATGATTT CACTGTGCAGAGTCTGGGTGTCCTAACAGGAGCTCAGCTCTTCTCTCTGAATAAAGAGGAGCTGCGTGCTGTTTCTCCCGAGGAGGGCAGTAGAGTCTACAGCCAGATCATGGTGCAGAAAGCCCTGCTGGAG GATGTGCAGAAGGCCACTGAGTTGGAGTCCATCATGAACAAACAGAAGATGAAAGCTGATTTGAAAGCAGATGGTGGACACTTTTAA